Part of the Microbaculum marinisediminis genome, CGACCGACTGCCGCCGAAACGCCGGACGATCCGATGGCTGACGCCCTGCACGCCTTCTACGACCGCATTCCGCTCATCGACCGGTTCGAGACCGTCGGCGACACGGCGCGCTACGTGTCGCTGCCCGACGGCTGGCATGTCGGCGTCGCCGACGTGGAGGACTCGACCCGGGCGATCGCGGCGGGGCAGTACAAGGCGGTCAACATGGTCGGCGCCGCGGTGATCGCGGCGACGATGAACGCATTGAAGACCCGGAATTACCCCTTCGCCTTCGGTGGCGACGGCGCGGCGATCGCGGTGCCGCCGGACGCGGCGGCGGCGGCGGCGGACGCGCTCGCCCGCGTGCGCCGGTTCGCCGCGACGGCGCTCGACCTGGAGCTGCGGGTCGGGCTCGTGCCGGTCGAGGATATCCGCGCGGCCGGGCACGACGTGCGCGTCGCCCGGTTCGGCGTGTCGCCGAAGCTCTCGTTCGCGCTGTTTTCCGGCGGTGGCGTGCATTGGGCTGAGCAGGCGCTGAAGGCCGGCCGGATCGCGCTGCCGGAGGCGCCGCAGGACGCCTGGCCGGATCTGGCGGGCCTGTCGTGCCGCTGGGAGCCGTTCGCCTCGCGCAACGGCCGCATCGTGTCACTGATCGCGGTGCCGGCGCCCGGCGCGGACGAGGCCGATTTCGCCGCCCTGGTGACGCGGATTTCGGAAATCGCCGACGCGGCGCCGGACCGGGCGGTGCCGGTGTCGGCGGAGAGCATGGTGCCGACGGTGTTTTCGTCGGGCCTGGCGATCGAGGCGCGGGCCGCCAGGGGCGCGGTCGGCCGGACGCTCACCTATCTCAAGCTGGTGGCGGTCTCCGTTTTCGGCTGGGTGCTGTTCCGCAACCACTGGCGCTTCGGCGGGTTCGATCCCGACGCCTACCGGGCCATGAGCGTCCTGAACTCGGATTTCCGCAAGTTCGACGACGGCCTGCGCATGACGCTCGACTGCAATGCCGAGGTGGAAGCCGGGATCCGCCGGGCGCTGGAGGCGGCGCAGGCCGACGGGATCGCCGACTACGGCATCCATACCCAGGACGCCGCGCTTATGACCTGCCTGGTGCCCTCGGTGATGAGTGACGACCACATGCATTTCATCGACGGCGCCGCTGGCGGCTACGCGCAGGCGGCCGTCGCGCTCAAGGGGCGGATCGCCGCGCGCGCCGCGGCCGCGTAGCGCCGAGGGGGCCGGCGCGCGGCCGGCTCACGTCGGCACTCAGGGGCTCACAGGGGCTTCTTCACCCATTTCTGAATGACGCCGACGATGCCTTCGCGGAACAGCATCACGGCGATGACGAAGATCGTGCCCTGGATGATCGTGACCCAGGCGCCGAACGTCGCCAGATAGTTCTGCATGGTGACGATCACGGCCGCGCCCGCGATCGGCCCGAAGACGGTGCCCATGCCGCCGAGCAGCGTCATCAGCACCACCTCGCCCGACATCGTCCAGTGCACGTCGGTCAGCGAGGCGAGCTGGAAGACGAAGGCCTTGGTGGCGCCCGCCAGCCCGGCGAGAGTGGCCGACAGCACGAAGACGGTCAGCTTGTAGCGGTTGACGCGATAGCCGAGCGAGATCGCGCGCGGCTCGTTCTCGCGGATCGCCTTTAGGACCTGGCCGAAGGGCGAATGGACGACGCGGTAGATGAACAGGATGCCCGCGAAGAAGATCACCAGCACCATCCAGTAGGTGGCGAGGTGGTCGTCGATCGGCACGAAGCCGAACAGGTCGTTGCGCGGCACGCCCTGGATGCCGTCCTCGCCGCCGGTGAACGGCGCCTGCAGCGAGAAGAAGAAGATCATCTGCGCGAAGGCGAGCGTGACCATGGCGAAGTAGATGCCCTGCCGGCGGATCGCCA contains:
- a CDS encoding DUF3095 domain-containing protein; its protein translation is MADALHAFYDRIPLIDRFETVGDTARYVSLPDGWHVGVADVEDSTRAIAAGQYKAVNMVGAAVIAATMNALKTRNYPFAFGGDGAAIAVPPDAAAAAADALARVRRFAATALDLELRVGLVPVEDIRAAGHDVRVARFGVSPKLSFALFSGGGVHWAEQALKAGRIALPEAPQDAWPDLAGLSCRWEPFASRNGRIVSLIAVPAPGADEADFAALVTRISEIADAAPDRAVPVSAESMVPTVFSSGLAIEARAARGAVGRTLTYLKLVAVSVFGWVLFRNHWRFGGFDPDAYRAMSVLNSDFRKFDDGLRMTLDCNAEVEAGIRRALEAAQADGIADYGIHTQDAALMTCLVPSVMSDDHMHFIDGAAGGYAQAAVALKGRIAARAAAA
- a CDS encoding branched-chain amino acid ABC transporter permease is translated as MVSVTDNQPTPAGAGGAAKVMGMPAYHMVIFALLLVAGIAAPFLLYPVFVMKVLCFALFACAFNLLLGFGGLLSFGHAAYFGSASYVSAYAAKTWGLSPELSILAGTATAAVLGLAFGSLAIRRQGIYFAMVTLAFAQMIFFFSLQAPFTGGEDGIQGVPRNDLFGFVPIDDHLATYWMVLVIFFAGILFIYRVVHSPFGQVLKAIRENEPRAISLGYRVNRYKLTVFVLSATLAGLAGATKAFVFQLASLTDVHWTMSGEVVLMTLLGGMGTVFGPIAGAAVIVTMQNYLATFGAWVTIIQGTIFVIAVMLFREGIVGVIQKWVKKPL